One region of Candidatus Hydrogenedentota bacterium genomic DNA includes:
- a CDS encoding alpha-galactosidase codes for MKTAARVTFLGACMLWAAWCPAGEGLSLESLKAAPADIVPAVGHSAAGLRLDRQWEGAVCRATLTNGGAEAVRVREVVLARAAHDYPPETAYYGEGFTMLSQTGGTLGQPVDIGGLTDRGHYRIPQPENALTAYGMFTLSPEGGPAVAMGFTSCRRFVGKFHLRADSVEAVLDLENLELAPGESWALEELWFGAGPDREALLAELGDLLGANHPPLCQAPVPAGWCSWYCFGPTVTARQVGRNLDFIAGTLPALRYVQIDDGYQAAMGDWLDTGKAFGGGIREVLGQIREKGLEPAIWVAPFIAEEKSRVFQEHPDWFIMDGEGKPLRSDLVTFGGWRNGPWYAVDGTHPEAQKHLETVFRTMREEWGCTYFKLDANFWGAMHGGRFHDPKATRVEAYRRGMEAVLRGAGDGFVLGCNHPLWPSLGVVHGARVSNDVGRSWESFTGIAREVFHRNWQNGRLWWNDPDCVLLYGSRKMTDGEFLFHATAVYASGGMTLSGDDLPRLTPERLEMLRKLLPPTGVAARFDDDSFRVGRVALGDKTMICVFNWGDAPQSATVGLAQKTRVKDYWTGEDLGEREGALELKDMPGRSGRLLECVP; via the coding sequence ATGAAGACCGCGGCGCGTGTGACGTTTCTGGGAGCCTGCATGCTCTGGGCCGCGTGGTGCCCGGCGGGGGAAGGGCTCAGCCTGGAGTCGCTCAAAGCGGCGCCCGCTGATATTGTCCCGGCGGTGGGGCATTCGGCGGCGGGCCTCCGGCTGGACCGCCAGTGGGAGGGCGCGGTGTGCCGGGCCACGCTGACCAACGGCGGCGCGGAGGCGGTGCGGGTGCGTGAGGTGGTGCTGGCGCGCGCGGCGCACGATTATCCGCCGGAGACGGCGTATTACGGGGAGGGCTTCACGATGCTTTCCCAGACGGGGGGCACGCTGGGGCAGCCGGTGGACATCGGCGGCCTGACGGACCGGGGGCATTACAGGATTCCCCAGCCGGAGAACGCCCTGACGGCCTACGGCATGTTCACGCTGTCCCCGGAGGGCGGCCCCGCCGTGGCGATGGGGTTCACCTCGTGCCGCCGTTTTGTGGGGAAGTTCCACCTGCGGGCGGACTCGGTCGAGGCGGTGCTGGACCTGGAGAATCTGGAACTGGCGCCGGGCGAATCGTGGGCGCTGGAGGAGCTGTGGTTCGGCGCGGGACCGGACCGTGAGGCGCTGCTGGCGGAACTGGGGGACCTGCTGGGGGCGAACCATCCACCGCTCTGCCAGGCGCCGGTGCCCGCGGGGTGGTGCTCGTGGTACTGCTTCGGGCCGACGGTCACGGCGCGGCAGGTGGGCCGCAACCTGGACTTCATCGCCGGGACCCTGCCCGCGCTGCGCTATGTGCAGATAGACGACGGGTACCAGGCCGCCATGGGCGACTGGCTGGACACGGGGAAAGCCTTTGGCGGCGGCATCCGCGAGGTGCTGGGCCAAATCCGGGAGAAGGGCCTGGAGCCCGCGATCTGGGTGGCGCCGTTCATCGCGGAGGAGAAGTCCAGGGTGTTCCAGGAGCACCCGGACTGGTTCATCATGGACGGGGAGGGGAAACCGCTCCGGTCGGACCTGGTGACCTTTGGCGGCTGGCGCAACGGCCCCTGGTACGCCGTGGACGGCACCCACCCGGAGGCGCAAAAGCACCTCGAAACGGTCTTCCGCACCATGCGGGAGGAATGGGGCTGCACCTATTTCAAGCTGGACGCCAATTTCTGGGGCGCCATGCACGGCGGACGTTTCCACGACCCGAAGGCCACGCGGGTGGAGGCTTACCGGCGCGGCATGGAGGCGGTGCTGCGCGGGGCCGGGGACGGTTTTGTGCTCGGCTGCAACCACCCGCTGTGGCCGTCGCTGGGCGTGGTCCACGGCGCGCGCGTGTCCAACGACGTGGGCCGGTCCTGGGAAAGCTTCACGGGCATCGCGCGGGAGGTGTTCCACCGGAACTGGCAGAACGGCAGGCTGTGGTGGAACGACCCGGACTGCGTGCTGCTGTATGGAAGCCGGAAAATGACCGACGGCGAGTTCCTGTTCCACGCCACCGCCGTGTACGCCTCGGGCGGGATGACCCTGTCCGGGGACGACCTGCCCCGGCTCACGCCGGAGCGGCTTGAGATGCTGCGGAAACTGCTGCCGCCCACAGGCGTGGCCGCGCGATTCGACGACGACAGCTTCCGGGTGGGCCGCGTCGCGCTGGGGGACAAAACGATGATCTGCGTCTTCAACTGGGGGGACGCGCCGCAGTCGGCCACGGTGGGCCTGGCCCAAAAAACGCGGGTGAAAGACTACTGGACCGGCGAGGACCTCGGGGAGCGGGAAGGCGCGCTGGAACTGAAAGACATGCCCGGACGCTCCGGGCGGCTGCTGGAGTGCGTGCCGTAG
- a CDS encoding DegT/DnrJ/EryC1/StrS family aminotransferase: MTGNTKQPIQKPAPFALPEEYPGAVWYGGEEMEAAMRVIRNRSPFRYYGPDCGFEVRRFEEEFARFMASAPGGTWPEETELRTVAVNSGTGALEVALDALGVGCGDEVLVQGFMWISSISAIIRNRAVPVLVDSDDTMNMDPAAIRALVTPRTKVIMPVPMLGGCARIGAIMETVRGINADRAARGLPPVRVLEDCAQALGAHARGVPGSVVPTAPEGVHRVGTFGDAGIFSLQINKDISAGEGGMIVTRDPELHRRIEALHNAGYAKESAAPLNWYGDTPLGWGHGRRMSELQGAVARAQLPKLDGILANMRASHARFEGRVRELGMTPRARADAENPGDTGYYCIFHLPPGPAEEDAKIARGRAVAAALNEWGLHPWFLHDFEVHVYYNIRPLVEKWPMNNGCPWHCGQNAFHAARRYDRGTLPRLDEQFITSVGINVPSRLTTAQEDSILSVLDYVYETVIKA; encoded by the coding sequence ATGACCGGAAACACAAAACAACCCATCCAGAAACCGGCGCCCTTCGCGCTGCCGGAGGAGTACCCCGGCGCGGTCTGGTACGGCGGGGAGGAGATGGAGGCCGCAATGCGGGTGATCCGCAACCGGTCCCCGTTCCGGTATTACGGCCCGGACTGCGGCTTCGAGGTGCGGCGCTTCGAGGAGGAGTTCGCCCGCTTCATGGCGTCCGCGCCGGGCGGGACGTGGCCGGAGGAGACGGAGCTCCGCACCGTGGCGGTGAACTCGGGCACGGGCGCCCTCGAGGTCGCCCTGGACGCGCTGGGTGTGGGCTGCGGCGACGAGGTGCTGGTCCAGGGCTTCATGTGGATATCGAGCATCTCGGCGATCATCCGCAACCGCGCCGTCCCCGTCCTCGTTGATTCGGACGACACGATGAACATGGACCCCGCCGCGATACGCGCCCTGGTCACGCCGCGCACGAAGGTCATCATGCCCGTGCCCATGCTGGGCGGCTGCGCGCGCATCGGGGCGATTATGGAAACGGTCCGCGGCATCAACGCGGATCGCGCCGCGCGGGGCCTGCCGCCGGTGCGGGTGCTCGAGGACTGCGCCCAGGCCCTGGGCGCGCACGCGCGGGGCGTGCCCGGCTCCGTCGTCCCCACGGCCCCGGAGGGCGTCCACCGCGTGGGCACCTTCGGGGACGCGGGCATCTTCAGCCTGCAAATCAACAAGGACATCAGCGCGGGCGAGGGCGGCATGATCGTCACCCGCGACCCGGAGCTCCACCGACGCATCGAGGCGCTGCACAACGCGGGCTACGCGAAGGAAAGCGCCGCGCCGCTGAACTGGTACGGCGACACGCCCCTCGGCTGGGGTCACGGGCGGCGGATGTCCGAGCTGCAGGGCGCGGTGGCGCGGGCGCAACTGCCGAAACTGGACGGCATCCTCGCCAACATGCGGGCAAGCCACGCGCGGTTCGAGGGGCGCGTGCGGGAACTGGGCATGACGCCCCGCGCCCGCGCGGACGCGGAGAACCCCGGCGACACGGGCTATTACTGCATCTTCCACCTGCCGCCGGGGCCGGCGGAGGAGGACGCGAAAATCGCGCGGGGGCGCGCCGTGGCCGCCGCGCTGAACGAGTGGGGCCTGCACCCGTGGTTCCTGCACGACTTCGAGGTGCATGTCTACTACAACATCCGGCCGCTGGTCGAGAAATGGCCCATGAACAACGGCTGTCCCTGGCACTGCGGCCAAAACGCCTTCCACGCGGCGCGCCGCTACGACCGGGGCACCCTGCCGCGACTGGACGAACAGTTCATCACCAGTGTCGGCATCAACGTGCCCAGCCGCCTGACCACGGCGCAGGAGGACAGCATCCTCAGCGTGCTGGACTACGTTTACGAAACGGTGATCAAGGCGTAG
- a CDS encoding Gfo/Idh/MocA family oxidoreductase, with protein sequence MDSQQKPLSRRAFLRRTGLAAAGAAAFPHIIPGSALGLDGAVAPSNRITVGSIGVGGMGTGNLKGFLGQKRAQVLAVCDVDREHRQNAAGLVNEQYGNTDCAEYNDFRELLARGDIDAVALGLPDHWHGLAGVAAARAGKDIYGEKPLAYNISEGRAVVDAVARYGGVWQTGSWQRSNENFRFGCELVRNGRIGRVRTVKVGLPATNGIREGSTQPCDPPEGFDYDMWLGPAPWAPYCPARCHWNFRWISDYAGGQLTDWAGHHIDIAHWGMGTELGAPVEIEGRGQWPRAKDGLFDTPENYTFTCKYREGFEMTVSALLPGGTRFEGEDGWVHVNRGFIDAEPKRLLKERIGPDEIHLIKSDNHIGNFLDCVASRAKTITPAEAAHHSVMVAHLGMAAMRLERTLRFDPEREIFPGDDEANRTLSRAMRAPWHL encoded by the coding sequence ATGGACAGTCAGCAGAAACCCTTGAGCCGCCGCGCGTTTTTGCGGCGGACCGGTCTGGCGGCGGCGGGCGCGGCGGCGTTCCCGCACATCATCCCCGGTTCGGCGCTGGGGCTGGACGGGGCGGTGGCGCCGAGCAACCGGATCACGGTGGGCAGCATCGGCGTGGGCGGCATGGGCACGGGGAACCTGAAGGGGTTCCTGGGCCAGAAGCGGGCCCAGGTGCTGGCGGTCTGCGATGTGGACCGGGAACACCGGCAGAACGCGGCGGGCCTGGTGAATGAGCAGTACGGCAACACGGACTGCGCGGAGTATAACGATTTCCGGGAACTGCTGGCGCGGGGGGACATTGACGCGGTGGCGCTGGGCCTGCCGGACCACTGGCACGGGCTGGCGGGCGTGGCGGCGGCGCGGGCGGGGAAGGACATCTACGGGGAAAAGCCGCTGGCGTACAACATCTCCGAGGGCCGCGCGGTGGTGGACGCGGTGGCCCGCTATGGAGGGGTGTGGCAGACGGGGAGCTGGCAGCGGTCAAACGAGAATTTCCGGTTCGGCTGCGAGCTGGTGCGGAACGGGCGCATCGGCCGGGTGCGCACGGTGAAGGTGGGCCTGCCCGCCACAAACGGCATCCGCGAGGGGAGCACGCAGCCCTGCGACCCGCCGGAGGGCTTCGACTACGACATGTGGCTGGGGCCCGCGCCGTGGGCGCCGTACTGCCCGGCGCGCTGCCACTGGAATTTCCGCTGGATCAGCGACTACGCGGGCGGGCAGTTGACGGACTGGGCGGGGCACCACATTGACATCGCCCACTGGGGCATGGGCACGGAACTGGGCGCGCCCGTGGAAATCGAGGGGCGGGGACAGTGGCCCAGGGCGAAGGACGGGCTCTTCGACACGCCGGAGAACTACACCTTCACCTGCAAATACCGCGAGGGTTTTGAAATGACCGTGAGCGCCCTGCTGCCCGGCGGCACGCGCTTCGAGGGTGAGGACGGCTGGGTCCATGTGAACCGGGGCTTCATTGACGCGGAACCGAAACGGCTGCTGAAGGAGCGGATCGGCCCGGACGAAATCCACCTGATCAAAAGCGACAACCACATCGGCAATTTCCTGGACTGCGTGGCGTCGCGGGCGAAAACCATCACCCCGGCGGAGGCGGCGCACCATTCGGTGATGGTGGCGCACCTGGGCATGGCGGCCATGCGGCTGGAGCGGACGCTGCGCTTTGACCCGGAGCGGGAGATCTTCCCCGGCGACGACGAGGCGAACCGCACCCTCTCCCGCGCCATGCGCGCCCCCTGGCACCTGTAA